The genomic DNA CCAATTACCCGATCGCTGGTGCTGTCTTTGGCACTCAACAGCAAAATCGGCATCTGTAAACCGTGCGATCGCAGTCGGCGACAAAGACTAATTCCATCCAGCTTAGGGAGAACAATATCCAGCACGAGCAGATCGTAGTGAAGGTCTTGAGCCAGTGCCAAAGCCATTTGACCATCTGCCGCTATTTCAACAGTGTAGTGATGGGTAGTGAGTTCTTGTGCTAGGACATTAGCTGTCGTCTCATCGTCTTCTACTAGCAGAATTTTCATTACTACCTTAGCTATTGCAACACTTGAGAGCTTACGAAACAAATTTGAGGAAATTTTGAGGCAAGCAGGATACAGACCTTACCACCCCAACGTGGAAGCGACTCGATTTGCTAGTGTCAAAGGGTCAAACGGTTTAGCGATTACCCCAGCCACGCCAAGCTTCGTAAACTGAGCTAAATCACTAGACTGTACCTTAGCAGTAAACAAAATGACTGGAATGGCTTGAGTAGCTGAATTATTTTGTAACTCGCCCAACAGCGTGAGTCCGTCGAGATCTGGCATCATCACATCTAGTAAGATGGTGTCGAATGTTTGAGTTTGAGCTATAGCAAGTCCTTCTTTACCTGATAAAGCCGTCAGCGTCTCCCAACCCCCTAAGTTTTCTAGGCAAGCCTGAATAATCGTGCAGAGGTTTACTTCGTCATCAATAACCAGAATTCGTTTTCCTGGCATTTTTTAAAGTTTAAATCTATAAACTAAAATTGTAACATAACAGACTAATCAAGAAGTTTTGGCAAGGTGAAATAAAAATCACTTCCTTGCCCTAAAACGCTTTCAACCCAGATTTTACCCCCGTGCTGCCGGACAATACTTTTACAAATAGCTAAACCTAAACCTGTTCCTCCTTTTTGGCGGGAGTCAGAAGCATCGACCTGTTGAAATCGTTCAAAGATACTTTCTAACTTATCGGCTGGAATGCCTCTGCCTCGGTCTTGGACTTGAAATAAAACCCAATCTGCTCGATCTTGAATACTAAGCGTAACTGTAGTCTGTGGAGGCGAAAATTTAATGGCGTTGCTGACCAAATTAACCAAAGTTTGGATAATGCGATCGCTATCTGCCCACACTCGAACAGACTTCGATTCAACTGATAGCGAGATCTGACCTTGTACTGCTAAAGGTCGTACTGTTTCTACAGTCTGTTCTAAGAGTGTTGTTGCATCGCACCACTGCTGATTGAGATTGACTTTGTGTGATTGCAGTCGCTCTAAATCGAGAATATCATTAACCAGACGCACTAACCGTTCAGTATCGTGAATGGCGATATCTAACATTTGTTGGGCAGTTTCAGGCTTGTTTTTGAAGACTCCCGCAGCGAGTAACCCCAGAGAACCACGAATGGAAGCCAGAGGCGTTCTCAGTTCGTGGCTAACAACTGAAATAAACTCGCTTTTCATCTTTTCAATAACTTTGCTTTCAGTCACATCCTCTACAGTGCTAACATAGCCAATTAATTCACCAGAAACAGACAGGATCGGGGCTAATTGTACTCGACAAAAGCGAATGATTCCATCTTTATGAACGTAACGAACTTCATCGGAAAATCCCTGTTTTTGAGACACCGCTTTAGACCAATTGGTGATAACTGGTTCTCGGTCTTCTGGGTGGACTAACTGTATCCAACCTTCTCCCAAGGCTTCCTCAAAGGTGCAATCACAAATCTGCTGATAGCAGCGATTTGTATAAACACGTAGCCCTTGAATATCCGTCATAAAAATGCCGACAGGCGAACAATCACTCAGAGAACGGAATTTAGCTTCACTCTGTCTGAGTTCTTGTTCTGCTTGTAGGCGAACTTCTTCGAGGTGCTTTGCTAAGGTGATATCTTGGTGAACTGCAACGAAAACATCGCCATAGTTTGGATGCCTAAATACAGAGGAAGTTGCACTACACCAAAAAGGAGTGCCATCTTTCTTAACATTATGAACTTCATAGCTAGCTTCGCTGTTTTGGAAAACAGCAGCCCGAATCGCTTGATTGATATCTTCTGCCGTTACCCCATCACTGGCATAGTTGAGAATCGAAACGTGCTGACCGTTAAGTTCGCCAGATTCATAGCCAAACATCTGCTCAAATTTAGGATTGGTATAGATAATAATTGCATCTTCGACTCTAATTAAGCAAATGCCTTCTGCCATGTTGCGGGTAATTACAGCTTGAAGATCGAGCAGTTGCGCTTGTTCTAAAAGAATTAGTTGGGTATGCTTCTGCTCCATCACTGTTTCTAAGAGGTGATGGTTCAATTGCTCTATCTTTTGTTTGCTATCTCGAAAATTGCTAGTCAGGAAGTTAATTAAAAAAGCAACTAACACGAAAATAATAAGTTGAACTATATCTTCCGATCGCTCAGTCCAAAATTGATGTTGGGGGACAATAAACCAATAATTGATTGCCAACGTAGAAAGAACAACAGTAACGCTTCCCGATCGCCAGCCACCATACCAAGCCGTCACAATAATAGCGATATAGAAAAACGCACCTATGGTTCTGTGCAGAAACGGTTCAAGACTGAATGTCAGGAATAGCGCGATCGCTGTAGCGCCAATTGCAACTGCATAGGGCAAAAATCGCCGCTCGAATTTCATAACAATGCCTTTTTGCCCCTTAATTAATTTTCTCAAGCTTCTATGAATTCTCAAATAGATAAATAAAAGTGCAAACGAACTTAATTAATCAAGGGGTATAGGTACAGTGAAATAAAAATTACTGCCTTGCCCTAAAACACTTTCCACCCAAATTTCACCCCCGTGCTGCCGGACAATACTTTTACAAATAGCTAAACCTAAACCTGTTCCTCCTCTCTGGCGGGAATCAGAAGCATCGACCTGGTGAAATCTACCAAAAATAGTTTCTAACTTATCAGTAGGAATGCCTCTGCCTCGATCTTCAACCTGAAATAAAACTCGGTCGGCTTGCGCTTGAACCTTCAGCGTAACGGTTGTATGAGAAGGTGAAAATTTAATCGCATTACTAACTAAATTAACCAAAGTTTGAATGAGGCGATCGCTATCCGCCCAGACTTGGACAGAAGTTGGCTCAACTAATAGCACAATCTGACTTTCTACTGCCAAAGTTTGTATTGTTTCAACTGATTGTTGCAAAAGTATAGCCGCATCGCACCACTGCTTATTGAGATTAACTTTGTGTGACTCCAATCGCTCTAAATCGAGAATGTCATTAACTAGACGCACTAACCGTTCAGTATCGTGACTGGCAATGTCTAACATTTGTTCAGCAGTTTCCGGCTTGTTTTTGAAGACTCCCGCAGCGAGTAACCCCAGAGAACCGCGAATTGAAGCCAGAGGCGTTCGCAGTTCGTGGCTAACAATCGAGATAAATTCACTTTTCATCTGTTCGATAACTCGACGTTCGGTGACATCTTCTACCGTTCCCACATGACCGATTAATTTACTGCTACTGCTAGTCATAGATAGGGTAGATGTTCTCATCTGAGCAAAATGAATAGTTCCATCTTGATGGACATAGCGAACCTCAGCCGAAAATTGTTGTTGAGAGGATAGGGTTTGCGACCAATCTCGCATTAGCCATTCTCGGTCTTCTGGGTGAATGAATTGTAACCAACCTTCTCCCAATGCTTCATCAAACGTATAGCCACAAATCGCCTGACAGCGTGGATTGGTATAGGTACAGCGTCCCTCTGCATTCATGCGGAAAATACCAACTGGCGAATTTTCACTTAAAGAGCGAAATTCAGCTTCACTTTGCTGCAACGCTGCTGCTACCTGCTGACGTTCCTTGAGTTCTTCCTGAAGTTGCTGGTAGAGTTCCGATTGTTGAAGGGCGATCGCCATTTGGTTAGCTAGTTGCTGAATTAATTCAATTTCCCAAGCTTGCCACTCTCTAGGTCTAGAGCATTGATGAATAATTAGCAATCCCCAAAGGGTATTTTGTTGGATAATTGGTACAACCAGTTCGGCTCTTACTTGAATCTGTTCGAGAAATTCCACCATACAGGGAAGCAAAGCTTCGTTATGAAGGCGATCGGTGAGAGTGAAAACTTTCCCTCGAGCATAACTATGACGGCAGTGTTCGGGAAAAGCTTCTTCAGGTAAGGTAATATTGGCAATCTGCGGCCATTCCGCTGCGATCGCTTCAGAAATTACAGTTCCAGTACAATCCGGCCAAATTCGATAAACTACCACTCTATCGGCTGCTAATAACTGGCGCACTTCACTAACGCTAGTATTGAGGATTTCTGTGAGGTTGAGGGATTGACGAATTGCTCTAGCTACTGCAACCATCAACCGTTCTCGTTCCATTTGCTGTTGCAAGGCAGTTTGAAAGTGTTCTAGTGCCTGAGTGCGCTGTTGAACTCGAATTTCTAACTCCTGATTGAGTTGCTGTAAAGCCGCTTCAGCTTGTTTGCGTTCCGTAATATCTCGCTGCACCGCTACCCAATTGGTGTACCAACCTGTTTCATCGGCAACAGGTACAATGCTAATTTCAACCCAGAAATGGGAGCCATCTTTGCGATAGTTGAGCAAGTCAATTTGTACTGGCTGCCATTTTTTTAAGGCTGACCGAATTTGCTCTAAAGCCGTCCGGTCTGTGTTTTCCCCTTGCAAAATACGCGGAGTTTTGCCTAAAACTTCCTCTAAGGTATAGCCCGTCATGCGTGTAAAGGCAGGATTGACATACACTATTCGAGGGCCAGGTTCGTCTATGGGTTCAGCTTCAGTAATGACTACCGCATCATGGGTTGTCAGGACAACAGATTCTAACAGGCGCAGTTGTGCTTCTCTCTTCTTGCGATCGCTAATTTCCACCACTGTCCCCAGCATCCGCACCGCATGACCATCTGCGTCGTAGAAAAATTTGCCCTTCCCCTCAATCCAGTGGATGCTACCATCAGGCCAAACTACTCGGCATTGATGTTCGTAATCCTGCCTTTGAAGGCGTGCTTGCTCTACTGCTAATGCGATCGCTGCTCGGTCTTCTGGATAAACATAAGCTATAAACGCCTCATAAGTTCCCGCAAAACTTCCCGGTTCCAACCCAAATAACTGCTCGTGACCCCTTGACCAAATAATACGATTCGTCAACAAATCCCAATCCCAAATTCCCATTTCGGCAACTGACAAAGCTAAGGTTAATTGCTGATTAACTTTAGCGAGTTCATCAGCTTTCCGTAGCACAATTCCAACGATCGCACTTCTCAGTTCTAAAGCTATTGCTATTTCACACTGCTGCCAAGGTAAAGATTTACATCGAACCGTTTCTTGCCATAGCTCAAACGATTTGCGAGGCGTTAGACGGATCTCTCCATTCTGTTTAACTTCAACAGGCTTATTCGGATTACCTGCCCAGTTTACAGTTTGAATAACTTCCGGGCGAAACCACAAAATATAATGTTTTTGGATGTGAGATATAGGAAGTGCCAGCAACCCACTAGCAGCTTCTTTGAATTTCTCAGCGGCCGGATAAATTTTAAATAAAGAATCTGTATGAAAAATATCTCTTTCGTTGTTTGTTACCAACCAATTAATTAACTCTTGAATGTCAGCTAGATCGGGCGTTTGACCGATAAGGGTTACACTTTCATTGGCATAAATAGCTGCTCCTCGAGCGCCTACTAAGTCTAGCAAATTACTTCTCTCCTTGAGTAAGCCATCTACAAAGCTCTCTTCTTGAGAAATAGCTTCAACAAATTTAGACTGAATCGAGTTTAACTTAATTCGGTAATCCAATTTTTCGTTATCTTCTTTAGAAGCTAATTCTAAAGCCATAACTTTTCCTAAAAGCTCGCAAGCAGTACGGATTTTATACGAAATATATTTCGGTGAGTGATGATGACAAGCAATTAATCCCCAGAGTTTCTGGTTCCTCATTAACGAAATTGACATTGAAGCCCCGACACCCATATTTTTGAGATACTCAATATGGATAGGTGAAACACTTCTTAACACACTAAAGCTAAGATATAGCGGTTGATTGGTAACTGGATTTACAACAGGAAATAGTTCTACAGGTTGATAATTCACATCAGGAATTAATCGCAGTAAATTAAGTCCATATAAATGCCTTGCTTGGCGGGGAATGTCTGAAGCTGGGTAGTGTAAGCCAAGATAAGGAGTCAATTCCTCTAATTTATCTTCAGCGACGACCGTACCCGCGTCTTCCGCATCGAATTGATAGACCATCACTCGGTCAAACCCTGTCAGTTTTCGCACTTCC from Oscillatoria sp. FACHB-1406 includes the following:
- a CDS encoding response regulator; the encoded protein is MPGKRILVIDDEVNLCTIIQACLENLGGWETLTALSGKEGLAIAQTQTFDTILLDVMMPDLDGLTLLGELQNNSATQAIPVILFTAKVQSSDLAQFTKLGVAGVIAKPFDPLTLANRVASTLGW
- a CDS encoding PAS domain S-box protein — translated: MKFERRFLPYAVAIGATAIALFLTFSLEPFLHRTIGAFFYIAIIVTAWYGGWRSGSVTVVLSTLAINYWFIVPQHQFWTERSEDIVQLIIFVLVAFLINFLTSNFRDSKQKIEQLNHHLLETVMEQKHTQLILLEQAQLLDLQAVITRNMAEGICLIRVEDAIIIYTNPKFEQMFGYESGELNGQHVSILNYASDGVTAEDINQAIRAAVFQNSEASYEVHNVKKDGTPFWCSATSSVFRHPNYGDVFVAVHQDITLAKHLEEVRLQAEQELRQSEAKFRSLSDCSPVGIFMTDIQGLRVYTNRCYQQICDCTFEEALGEGWIQLVHPEDREPVITNWSKAVSQKQGFSDEVRYVHKDGIIRFCRVQLAPILSVSGELIGYVSTVEDVTESKVIEKMKSEFISVVSHELRTPLASIRGSLGLLAAGVFKNKPETAQQMLDIAIHDTERLVRLVNDILDLERLQSHKVNLNQQWCDATTLLEQTVETVRPLAVQGQISLSVESKSVRVWADSDRIIQTLVNLVSNAIKFSPPQTTVTLSIQDRADWVLFQVQDRGRGIPADKLESIFERFQQVDASDSRQKGGTGLGLAICKSIVRQHGGKIWVESVLGQGSDFYFTLPKLLD
- a CDS encoding PAS domain S-box protein, yielding MNHNNFLFHPPVSLTNCDKEPIHIPGSIQPHGILLSLQEPQLKILQISHNASGILGIQPQNLLGENLQVFFESQSIQQIKKNLDEGMGTINPLELSLNTQKGEMIFDGILHRSEGLLILELEPVTSKEFSDFFSFYHLVQAPIAKIQKTTTLNQLCQAIVEEVRKLTGFDRVMVYQFDAEDAGTVVAEDKLEELTPYLGLHYPASDIPRQARHLYGLNLLRLIPDVNYQPVELFPVVNPVTNQPLYLSFSVLRSVSPIHIEYLKNMGVGASMSISLMRNQKLWGLIACHHHSPKYISYKIRTACELLGKVMALELASKEDNEKLDYRIKLNSIQSKFVEAISQEESFVDGLLKERSNLLDLVGARGAAIYANESVTLIGQTPDLADIQELINWLVTNNERDIFHTDSLFKIYPAAEKFKEAASGLLALPISHIQKHYILWFRPEVIQTVNWAGNPNKPVEVKQNGEIRLTPRKSFELWQETVRCKSLPWQQCEIAIALELRSAIVGIVLRKADELAKVNQQLTLALSVAEMGIWDWDLLTNRIIWSRGHEQLFGLEPGSFAGTYEAFIAYVYPEDRAAIALAVEQARLQRQDYEHQCRVVWPDGSIHWIEGKGKFFYDADGHAVRMLGTVVEISDRKKREAQLRLLESVVLTTHDAVVITEAEPIDEPGPRIVYVNPAFTRMTGYTLEEVLGKTPRILQGENTDRTALEQIRSALKKWQPVQIDLLNYRKDGSHFWVEISIVPVADETGWYTNWVAVQRDITERKQAEAALQQLNQELEIRVQQRTQALEHFQTALQQQMERERLMVAVARAIRQSLNLTEILNTSVSEVRQLLAADRVVVYRIWPDCTGTVISEAIAAEWPQIANITLPEEAFPEHCRHSYARGKVFTLTDRLHNEALLPCMVEFLEQIQVRAELVVPIIQQNTLWGLLIIHQCSRPREWQAWEIELIQQLANQMAIALQQSELYQQLQEELKERQQVAAALQQSEAEFRSLSENSPVGIFRMNAEGRCTYTNPRCQAICGYTFDEALGEGWLQFIHPEDREWLMRDWSQTLSSQQQFSAEVRYVHQDGTIHFAQMRTSTLSMTSSSSKLIGHVGTVEDVTERRVIEQMKSEFISIVSHELRTPLASIRGSLGLLAAGVFKNKPETAEQMLDIASHDTERLVRLVNDILDLERLESHKVNLNKQWCDAAILLQQSVETIQTLAVESQIVLLVEPTSVQVWADSDRLIQTLVNLVSNAIKFSPSHTTVTLKVQAQADRVLFQVEDRGRGIPTDKLETIFGRFHQVDASDSRQRGGTGLGLAICKSIVRQHGGEIWVESVLGQGSNFYFTVPIPLD